GAACGCCCTCGCCGTCACCTTCGGCATCGCCGAATAATGATATCGTCGCCGGGCTCAGCGGGCCCGTGCTCAACGGCGTTGTGCCCTTCGGCTTTGCGACATATGAGATCCACAGCAGCCGTCGGGAACTCGAGGTCCGCCTCCGGCAGATAAATCTGCCCATCGGCACGACCGTTACTTTTGACGTGAACGGAACGCAGGCAGGCGCATTTCAGATCGAAAGCGGCGGCGAAGCGAGGCTCAGGCTTCGCAGCGACCAAGGCGCGACCGTGCCTGTGGTCACGCCGGGAATGTCGGCTGCCGTCAAACACAACGGTTCGGCTATTCTGACCGGAACCTTCGTCGCCGGCGGAGCTACGCCTTCACCATCGCCGTCGCCTTCGCCCTCAGGCACTCCTACGGGAACGCCGAGCCCGAGCCCGAGCGGCACGCCTTCGATGGGAAGGTCCTTCGAAGCGCACCTCAACGGCAATAGCGTCGTTCCCGCGGTCTTCACGCCTGCGACCGGCGAACTGAAAGTTTCGCTCAATGCAGACGAAACGGTAGCGACCATCTTCGGTGAATTTCACAACCTGATGAGCGATCAGACAGGGGCCCGCATTGAGACGGCCATCGGATCGGTGACGACCATACTCGACCTCGGAGTTGTAGGCGGACGCAACGGCAATTTTGCTGCGAGGACGTTTCCGGTATCGGCGATCCAGGTCCAGCAGCTTCGTGCAGGCCTGTGGTCGACTGTCATAACCAGCGTTAATAATCCCAACGGCGAGATCAGAGGCTCGTTCCGTGCCCGCGGCGGCGAAAGCGACCTGGACGGCGACGGCAACGATGACCTCGCGGTCTTTCGTCCGGCGACCGGCGAATGGTTCGCATCGAACAGCAGCGGCAATTCAGGGTTTACGTTCGGCGGCAGCGGCGATCAGGTGGTTTCTGCTGATTACGACGGCGACGGCGTAACGGACGCTGCCGTATATTCGAACTCCGGCGGCTATGGCCTCTGGCAGATCCGACGCAGCAGCGACGGCGGCATCACATACGGCAATTTCGGGCTCGCGGACGATATGCCATTGCGGGGCGATTTCGACGGCGATGGCAGGAACGACCTTGCAGTATTCCGCCCGTCGAACGGCATTTGGTATATTCTCCGCAGCGGCGGTGCAGGCGTACGCCACATCTCGTGGGGCATGGCCGGCGACGTTCCGATGCCCGCTGACTATGACGGTGACGGCATGACCGACGCGGCGGTGTTCCGTCCCTCGAACAGCACGTTCTACTACATCCGCAGCAGCGACCGCCAGATCCGCATCACCGGCTGGGGCATCGCGGGTGACGTGCCTGTGCTGGGCGATTTCGACGGCGACGGCAAGAACGACATAACCGTTTATCGCCCGTCGAACGGAACGTGGTACTCGCTTCGCAGTTCGGACAACACAATTGCTATCACCGGCTGGGGAACTGCGGGCGATATACCGGTCGCGGGCCGCTACGACGCGGACGGCAGGACCGATATCGCGGTGTTCCGCCCGTCGGACGGCAATTGGTACATTCTCCGAAGTTCGGACAATACCATTCAGATAGCTAACTTTGGTATGGCGGGCGACGTTCCGCTGATAGCGAGGTAGTTGATCTGACGACGGCCGCCGTGATCTTGGCCGGCAACTCAAATATTACGGCGGCCATCAAATTGATGAGTTTCGGGCTCATGTTGAGGTGAGCGAGCTATCATACAAAAAGCCTGAAACGTTAAGCTCCGGCAGGATACACCCTCCGTCCTGCCGGGGCTTTTTTATTTGCGGATATCTGCGAGCATTCGCTCGATCTGTGCCGTGTGGCGAAACGCGTGCAGCCCCGCCATCGCCAGCCAGTCTGCCGCTGTCAGCGGACCGAAATACGGGTGCGGGAAATGGTGGTTTGAAAGGTCGTATTTCGCCATCTCTTCACGCAGCTCTTCAAATGCGGCCTCGCTTGCCGCAAGGCGTTCGATCGACTCTGCAACCGAGACCCCGCCGGTCGGCTTGACCTGATCGGGAGCTTCTACTTTTCGGCCCGCCGACACGGCAAGCTGTTCGCGAAAACTCTGCGAGATCAGCGGCCCGCCGCTGTATTCTATGCCGTCCTCGCGTGCCGCCCGCAACAATCTCGAACACAAACGCGACATACCGTGTTCCACTATCGCGACGTGTTCAGCGACGTGGGCTATCGTCCAACCGCCGGGTTGCTCGTGCCGTTCTTCTTCGGGCGAGACGGTTTTCAGCAGTTCGACCATCCGAGCGCGGAATTCGCCGTTTTGGCCGTATATTTCATCGATGTTGGTAGGTGTCAGATTCATTGTTTTGGGGTTGCGGCCTGCGGCGAAAAGACGACGCGGTGCCAGCGCGCAAAACTTTGCACGCTCTCGGTCTCCACCTTCATCTTCTTTAGGAACGCTGTCTTGAAATACAGGATATCGTCGGCCTGCCACGACAATTCCACGATCGGATTGAATGAGACCAGATCCTTTTCATCCGGCAGTGTCGAGGTTGGCCCGGAAGGCGTCTGAGCAGTGTTCGAGACGCCTTCGGTGTTCGCGGGCTCCAGTGACTGCCGCTGCTGCTGATCGTAGGCCTGCGACGAAAGCAGGAGCTGGTTGCGCAGCGGTATCGCCGCCTGCGTCGGATTTGTCCCTGCCGCATCATAAATGCGGATCTGAACGCCGTAGCCGACCGCGACCTTTGACGAATCAGGCGACCAAACAGGAAAAACGGCTGTCAGATTATCATCGAGCCGGCGTTCGCGGCCGTTTCGTTCGATCATACGGGGACGGCCCTGCGGGACCATCGTCTCGCCCTTATTGTTCGCCGAAACGTCCAAGACACGCCATTCATATTCGGTCGCGGCAAGTGCGACAAGAGCCGAACTGTCCGGCGCCCACGAATAGTGATAATAAATGAGGCCTTCGGTCTGCGTTACGGGCCGCGTGCCGCTGCCGTCGGCATTGGTCAAATAGATCTGCTCGGTGCGAAGCGTCAGTATGCCCGTCGGCGGCGGCGGAAGTTCGCGTGCCTGCACGGCAGCCTGCGGTTCGGGTTCAGGTTCTTCGCTCTCGGCCGGCGTTTCGGCGGGTGTCGCAACTGCCGCAGGCGTCGGTGCGTCCGTGGTTTCCGTCGGCGGCTGAAATTTGCGGAACAGGGCGCTGAAAGCTATCGAAGATGAATCGGGCGCCCAGCGGATCGAATCGGGAAAACGCACGGCCATCTGGTCCGACGTTATGCGGTTCAACAGCTTGCCGTCCGCCGAATACATATCCAGGCGATATTCCGACGGTGTATCGCTGACGCGGTGATAGACCGCGACGACGTGCTTCTTGTCCGGCGAGGTTATCGTGCTGTCCAGCACGTCTGCCGGCCGGCCCGAATCAAAGTCCGACTGCACGGCGGCGTTGCGTTCCCACGCGGAGCGGTCGTCCGTTCCCGCGGGGCCGGGCACGTCGGCCTCGTAGCGGAAATTCAGATTCACCGCCGGAATATTGCGGAATGCGGTCGCGACGGGCTCCTTCTTATCAGGGGCCGGCGTGCAGGCCGCGATCAACGCGATGAGAATTAGCAGCGTGAAATGACGCATAGTTTACATATCGCGGCCAAAGTATTGACGATAAAGCCTTTGCTGCTGATCGCTCGGCTGTTCGACGGGAGCAAAGCTGAGTTCTTTCCGCGTATTTGCGCCCAGCGTGAATTCAATTTCACGAAGGCGGTCGTGGCGGAATATCGTCAGCCGCACCTTATCGCCGGGCTTGCGTTCGCCGATGTATTGTGTCAAAAAGCTCTGCGAAACGCGATAGCCGTCAACCGCGACGATCTGGTCGCCGGCGTTCAGTCCCTGATCGTATGCGGGCGTTCCTGCGGGGACGCTGCGTATGTTGAGCCGCCCTGCGTCCTCGACCATATCCGCACCGATATACGCACGTTTTGATGAAGGCTCCGATGTTATAGACCACAGCCCGATCGCGGTCGTTATTGCTGAATAATCGATGTCATTGCGGCCGCGGACGTATTTTGCGAAAAATTCGTCCAGGCTCTTACCCGCGAATTTCTCGCACGCCGCCTGAAAATCCGCTGACGTGAAATTGCGGCCCTTTTTCGCGAATTCGTCGTTCAAATGGCGGAAAACGTCATCCAGCGAATGTTTGCCGTCAGACGCGGTGCGGATCGAGATGTCGAGCATCATATTCACGATCTCGCCCTTGTCGTAATACGAGACCTGATTGTTTATCGCATTCTCGTCCTGCCGATAGTATTTGATCCAGGCGTCAAAACTGGCCTCTTCCAGGCTCGTCTCCAATCGTCCCGGCCGGTTCTCGAGCTGCGTTATCAGCCCGGCAATGGCGTCGAGCATCCCGTCCGGCGAGAGAAGTCCCGCACGCATCAGAATGATGCCTTCGTAATAGGCGGTTGCACCTTCGGCGACCCAGAGCAGACGCGTATAATTCTCGCTCTCATAATCGAACGGCCCCAAAACATCGGGACGAATGCGTTTTACGTTCCAAACGTGAAAGAATTCGTGTGCGACGAGGCGCAGGAAATTCGTATATCTCGTCTCGTTGCGAAACGCGAAACGGTTGGCCTGCAGCGCTGTCGAATTCATATGCTCCAAGCCGCCGCCGCCGCGTGTATTCACGATGAAAAGGTAATCTTCGTACGGCAACTCGCCGAAGATCTTGTAGCATTCCTCGATGATCTTCGCGGTGTCCGCAGCGAGTTTGTCGAGGTCGTAGTTGCCGTCGCCCGTTACGACGTAGCGGTGCATTTTGCCGCGCACCTCGAAACGCTTCTCTTTAAAATCGCTCACCTCAAAAGGCGAATCGTACAAAATATCGAAATTCTCCGCCTGAAAAGTATTTTCGCTGCCTGCAACTGCGGGCAAGCCCGTCGCGACACGCCAATTGCCGTAAGGGTTTACCTTGACCGTAGCGGGAACGTTCAGGTGATCTTTGATAAAGAAAAGCAGTGCGGTATTGTTCCAAAACGCATGCTCGTAGTTCAGCTCGTTGGTGCGAACGGTCAGCTCATTCGAATAGACCTTGTAGCTGGCGGTGAATTGTTTCACGCCCTTCGTATCGACCTGCCATGTGTTCTTGTTCGCCTTTGTCCACTCCAGCTCGCGCCCAGCGGCGTCGCGGACGGCAAACTGCTGGACGTGGCGTGCGTATTCGCGGACCAGATAGCTGCCTGGCGTCCAGACGGGCATTTTCAGCTCGGTCTTGTCAGGAGCGTTTTCCCAGCGGACCTGCATCTCGACCTCAAGCAGATGCGTCCACGGGCGAGGCATCGAAACGGTGAACGCGATATCGGGTGGTGCGGGCTTTGCCGCAGCGGGCTGTTTGCGTGTGTTGGGGGCCGGTTTTCGCTGTGCCTGCGTCTCTTGGTACATAACGAACAGGCTCACGAAAATGAGCCCGATGAATACTTTAATACTAATTTTTTCAAACATTTAATGAAACTCGCGCACTCGGCGTGCTAACATCTCGTTTTTTGTTATCTTACTATAAAAACCGCATGTGTTCAGGCGAGCCGCAGCGGGCGTGATATGCAGACTGCAGGACAAGGCGACAACGGCATACAGCCGGCAAACGAGCGATTTTTCACGCCGCCGCTGCTCATCATCTTTCTCACGATCTTTATCGACCTTGTCGGTTTCGGCATCGTCATTCCGCTGCTGACGTTTTACGGCGAGGAAATGGGCGCTACGCCGCTCGATATCGGGCTGCTGGTCTCGTCGTATTCGCTGATGCAGTTCGGCTTTTCGCCTATTTGGGGAGCGTTGTCGGACAGATTCGGGCGGCGGCCGATCTTGTTTCTCACCATCTTAGGAACGAGCGTCGGTTATCTCGTCCTGGGACTCGCTACGAGCCTGTGGATGGTTTATGCGGGGCGTCTGATCTCCGGCATCGCAGGCGGCAACCTTGCCACCGCGCAGGCATACATCGCGGACGTTACCTCGCGTGAGAACCGTGCTCGCGGAATGGGCCTGTTCGGCATGGCGTTCGGCCTCGGATTCATCATCGGGCCGGCTCTCGCGGGCGTGCTGAGCAAATTCGGGATGCACGTGCCGTTCATTTTCGCGTCGGGATTGAGTTTTGCGAACGCCGCACTGCTCTATTTCATCCTGCCGGAATCGCTTAGTCCCGACCGCGTGGGCGTGAAACGCGAAGGCCGTCTGCGGCAGATGTGGTCGTCGATCAAGAACCCGATACTCGCTAAGATCTCGCTCGATTTCTTTCTTGTCGTTACGGCATTCTCGATGATGACGACGGCGTTCGCCTATTACACGATGGTCAAATTCGGTTATGACGCCGAAAAGACGGGCTATCTCTTGGGCTTTGTCGGCCTGGTCGCGGCGGTGATGCAGGGCGGCGTATTCGGTGTTTTGGCGAAGCGTTTCGGCGAGGTGCCGCTGATCGCTGTGGGCTGCGTGATCTTGACAGCGAGCCTTGTCGCTGTGCCTTTCGTCAGTGCTGCGAGCGGCGGTTTGCCGATGCTGTTGATCGGTATCGCTGCGTTCGCTATCGGCAATTCCATTTCATCGCCCGCATTGACGAGCCTTGCCTCAAAATCTGCCAACGAAGCCGAGCAGGGACAGGCGCTCGGCATCATGCAGTCTTTTGCAAGCCTCGCACGCGTGATCGGCCCGCTGCTGTGCGGGCTGCTGCTCAACAATCAATTCAACCAAGTGGACGACGCGACGATACTGCGGACATTCTGGACGGCCGCAGGCATAATGGTCGCGGCTCTTGTCGTAAGCCTATTTCTTAGAAGAGTTCCGAAGGAAAAATTTAGCTGACGGCCAGGCGGCGGCCTTTCTTTTCGGCATTGGGGAAAGCGAGTGTGAACGTGGTGCCGCGGCCTTCTTGGCTTGTGACCTCGATAGTTCCGGCGTGTTCCTGAATGATGCCGTACGATACGGCGAGCCCGAGTCCCGTGCCGTTGCCGACGCCCTTTGTCGTAAAGAACGGATCGAATACCTTTGACAAGTTCTCTTCCGGAATGCCCTCGCCCGTGTCCGAGACCTCGATAACGACGCCGTCGCCTTCTGCCCTGGTTCGCAGTGTAATGGTGCCCCCGGCGAACATCGCGTCGCGAGCGTTCAGGATCAGATTCGTGAAAACCTGCTGCAGCTTGCCGCCGTTGCCGTAGATCGGCGGCGGCGAATCGGCGTATTCCTTGACGACCTCGACGCTGCCCTTGCGCATCTGCGGTTCCAGCAGCTGGAGCGTATCGTTGAGCAGTTTGTTGACGTCGATCTCGGTGAACTCTTCCGATGTGCCGGTGCGTGAGAAATTGAGCAGATTGCCGACGATGTTGGTCGCACGCTCGGTTTGGCGGTGCATCTTTTCGAGCAGAGCGTGTTTCGGATCGGTCTCGGGGATCATGCCGAGCAGCATCTGCGTGTAGCTGGAAACACCCGTGAGCGGCGTATTCACCTCATGAGCGACGCCCGCCGCCAGCAGTCCAATGCTGGAGAGCTTTTCGCTTTGCTGCAGCGATTCTTCGAGCTTGACACGGGACGATACATTTTCGAGGACGATGATCGCTCCGGTCTGCTGGCTCGAAACTGAACGAAGCGGTGCCACTGCGACGTTGATTATGAGTGACGCTCCGCTGCGGTCGAATGTATGCAGTTTGTAGGCGTTGCGGATCTCGGTCAGGTGCCACCGCGATTTGCCGAGGATGGCCTCGATGTTCTGCGACAAACCGGGCTCGAAAACGTCCTCGACGAGCTGCCCGACAGCCTCGTCGCGGCTGAGGCCCATCATTTCCTCGAATGTCGAATTAGACCGCGTGATGCGTCCCGTTTCGTCCACAGCGAGCAGGCCTACGTTGACCGATTCGACGATGGATTCGTTGAATTCCTTCAGCAGTGCCAGCTCTTCGGCGTGCTGCCGCTGCTGGCCGTACAGCCGGCTGTTTTCGATGGCAACGGCGATATAGCCTGAGATCGCTTTGATGATCTCAAGGTCTTCTGACGAAAGCAGCGATCCGTCGCTGGCGCGTCCGAGGCCGATGACCGCGACCATTTTGCCGCCGGCGACGCACGGCACGAAATAATGCAGCTCGTGGCGGACGGGCAATGCAGAATTTCCGTTCACGGCAGCCTGCGGGGCCGGTTCCTGAATATCGAGTTCATCCACACGAACGATGCCGCGTGCGGCGGAACGCTGACGGATCATCGTTCGAAAATCCTGCGGAATTCGATATTGCTCGCTGAGGCCGTGTGCCTTTGCGATGCGGTAATGCGAATCTGCCGTCTCGTCCTCGAGAAATATGGCGACCTTTTCAACGTCCAGAACTTGACGCAGGCGTTCCGCCAAGCCGTCAAGCAGCGGGTCCAGCGCGGTCGTCGCCGACAGCGTTTTACCGAAATCAAGCAGTCCTTGCCGCAGATCGTAGCGTTCGCCGTAAAAGAAACGGTCGGCACGCTCGGACAAGAATTTCTTCAGCGGTTCGCTGAGCATGATGATGGCGCCCATCGCCACGACGGCGATGATGGCACGCAGAGCTATCTCGACGGTCGAAAGGTCCTTGCCGACGGCGAGAAAGACCAGGCCAAGGGCAACGCCGCCGACCATCATTGCGATGAACAGTGTGGTCAGAGCATAGACCAACGCACGCCGTACAACGACGTCCACGTCCATCAGACGGTATCTGACGACCGAATGTCCGAAGCTGAGCGGGATCAGCGCCAGCGGCAGCGTGGTTATCGCGGTGCTGAAGTTGTCGTCCGGTATTTGAATGGCAAAACGCTCGACAAGCTGCATCAGCACGACGGGAACGATAGCGGCAATGGTGCCCCACATCGTCCATTTCAGCCGTTGACGCACCAAAGGCTGCTTGCTGGTAAAAACACGCCAAACAAGCACCGCCGCACCGGCGGAAACGCCGACCACAAAATGCAGAAAGTTGAAGCGAAACAGCAGGGAAAAGAAATTGAACCGGTCGCTCAAACGGGCGATAGCCTCAGTGACCGAAGATTCGGGAAAGAACTGCGGGACCAGCGATACAAAGGTCAGCACGGCCGCAAAGATTGCCGCCGGGACATAAAGTATGTAAGTATTCCAGGGTTTTTCGGAAAGGACGTCGCTGCGGACCGGATACCTGATACAGAAATGCAAGAATAGCGGCACGAAGAACGCCAGAGCAAAGTTATCCAGCAGATCGACCGCCAGGTCGAAATCCTTCGCGATGCCGATAGGCCTGTAAACGTGAAACACAAAAGCCGCGAGGCACACCATCGCGAAATGCAGAACGAACGGAGCCCTGCTGCCTTGTTTGAACAGCACAAAGAGCCCGACACCTAGCCAGACAAATCCGACTATCGACAGAAATATTATCGAGGGCGTCCAGCGTTTGACGGGGTCGATGTTCCTGAGGTCGGCGAAATAGAAATTGTCTGCAAAGGAATACGAGGGCCGCTGATAATAGTAGGTCAGGCTGCCGCCCACGCCGGCTATCTCGAGATACATCTGCACATCGGCGGGCGAAAGCACCTCGTCGGTCGTGTCGTTCTCAAGTGCGATGCCGAGGAGTTTGTCGCCTACGGCGATGCCGGCCCGCGAGCCCGCGAGGTCAGGGATGACCTTTTCCGCATAGGTGCCGTCCTCGCGGTGGACCCAGAGAACCCCGTCGGTCGGAGGCATCGACTGAAAGGCGCGCTGGGTCATGTTGAGAGCCCCGGCAGCGACCAGCAATACGGTCGCAAGCAGCCAGATCAGGCTCCAACTTGTCAGCACTTTGTCCTTCATCAAAAAGGGGAGACCTCTCCTGCGGTCTTTAACGCAAAGAGCGTTCCAATGAACACCCCGATGCGCCGGCCATAAATATACGCTGTAAGCATACTATTTTCAGCGGGTTAAGGAAAGAATTGCATGCTGTTGCGGCGTCGTGGAAAAAACTCCGCGGAAAGGCATCCGAGAATTTGGACGAACCTGTAAACAAATGGAAATAAACTAGAAACGCACCTGGATGCCGCCCATCAGCATTCTTCGCTGTGAGCTTAAACGGAGCAGGCCCTCGTCGCTGGCGGCTGCCGCCTGCAGGTCAAACAGGTTACGTGCGTCGATGATTGCCTCGGCACGTATGGGAAGGCCGAGCGTCGGAAGGTTTTGAGTGACGTAAACGCTAAGGCCGGGATCGTAGATCGCCAGACGGCCTTTGAACGGGTCGATGGCAAAGACCGTTGCCTGCGGTGACAAACGGTAGATCGTGCGGACGCTCGTTCCCGACCGAAGGTCGGCGGAGACCTGTGCGAAGAAAGACTGGAAAATGTCGTTCTCAAAAACGCTTTGCGGATCGGTAATACCGGCGGCAGACAGCTTTTGCCCCGCACCGTAAGAATATCCCGCTGATGCCGAGAACGGCCCGTTCAGGCGGCGGTTGTAAACCACGCGAAATCCGCGTGCCGCGCCCTGCTGTGATGCGGTCATGTCGCTGATGCCGACGCCTTCGAGCGAAGTCAGGTCGAATGTGTTGATGCCGACGCCGCGTCCCTGAACAGTGTCGAAAAACACTGCGGCATCGATCGAAGAACGACTGTCGAGAACACGCTCGATCCCGAATTCCAGCCTCGAGCTGCGGTTCATCTGCGGCTTGCCCTCTACAAAGGCAAGATCCTCGATGGCGACAGGCTCGGCAAATGCGAAGCTTGCGCCCTCAAGTTCCATCGCGCGTGCCCAGCTTCGTTCTACGGTCTGCGGTGTGAACGAGGCCCTGACGCGGGTTTTTGAGTCTGCGTCGAACTGCAGGCCGAACCTCGGGCTGATCGCCGAATCGCCGCCTGAGCCGACGAACCGCGAATAATCAAGGCCGTAAACGACGATGATGCCTTCGCGGACGCGCCACTCGTCCATCGCTTGG
This sequence is a window from Acidobacteriota bacterium. Protein-coding genes within it:
- a CDS encoding CHRD domain-containing protein, yielding MNTNTVKTMAFYLKASAVALGIALWAFMPVFIEAIKAQSGVPIVVRTAILASPTGSINPHGDAEWQLYSNGDREIEVEVEDTNFGTGTALNAVVDGNVIGQIFIESDGRGKIKLKTSLGQNVPNTVDGSTVAVMNGSTVVVAGVFGGGGSTPSPTASPSTSPTASPSTSPTTSPTASPSPSTSPTGTPSPSPSASPNNDIVAGLSGPVLNGVVPFGFATYEIHSSRRELEVRLRQINLPIGTTVTFDVNGTQAGAFQIESGGEARLRLRSDQGATVPVVTPGMSAAVKHNGSAILTGTFVAGGATPSPSPSPSPSGTPTGTPSPSPSGTPSMGRSFEAHLNGNSVVPAVFTPATGELKVSLNADETVATIFGEFHNLMSDQTGARIETAIGSVTTILDLGVVGGRNGNFAARTFPVSAIQVQQLRAGLWSTVITSVNNPNGEIRGSFRARGGESDLDGDGNDDLAVFRPATGEWFASNSSGNSGFTFGGSGDQVVSADYDGDGVTDAAVYSNSGGYGLWQIRRSSDGGITYGNFGLADDMPLRGDFDGDGRNDLAVFRPSNGIWYILRSGGAGVRHISWGMAGDVPMPADYDGDGMTDAAVFRPSNSTFYYIRSSDRQIRITGWGIAGDVPVLGDFDGDGKNDITVYRPSNGTWYSLRSSDNTIAITGWGTAGDIPVAGRYDADGRTDIAVFRPSDGNWYILRSSDNTIQIANFGMAGDVPLIAR
- a CDS encoding DinB family protein, which codes for MNLTPTNIDEIYGQNGEFRARMVELLKTVSPEEERHEQPGGWTIAHVAEHVAIVEHGMSRLCSRLLRAAREDGIEYSGGPLISQSFREQLAVSAGRKVEAPDQVKPTGGVSVAESIERLAASEAAFEELREEMAKYDLSNHHFPHPYFGPLTAADWLAMAGLHAFRHTAQIERMLADIRK
- a CDS encoding MFS transporter, yielding MQTAGQGDNGIQPANERFFTPPLLIIFLTIFIDLVGFGIVIPLLTFYGEEMGATPLDIGLLVSSYSLMQFGFSPIWGALSDRFGRRPILFLTILGTSVGYLVLGLATSLWMVYAGRLISGIAGGNLATAQAYIADVTSRENRARGMGLFGMAFGLGFIIGPALAGVLSKFGMHVPFIFASGLSFANAALLYFILPESLSPDRVGVKREGRLRQMWSSIKNPILAKISLDFFLVVTAFSMMTTAFAYYTMVKFGYDAEKTGYLLGFVGLVAAVMQGGVFGVLAKRFGEVPLIAVGCVILTASLVAVPFVSAASGGLPMLLIGIAAFAIGNSISSPALTSLASKSANEAEQGQALGIMQSFASLARVIGPLLCGLLLNNQFNQVDDATILRTFWTAAGIMVAALVVSLFLRRVPKEKFS
- a CDS encoding M61 family metallopeptidase — its product is MFEKISIKVFIGLIFVSLFVMYQETQAQRKPAPNTRKQPAAAKPAPPDIAFTVSMPRPWTHLLEVEMQVRWENAPDKTELKMPVWTPGSYLVREYARHVQQFAVRDAAGRELEWTKANKNTWQVDTKGVKQFTASYKVYSNELTVRTNELNYEHAFWNNTALLFFIKDHLNVPATVKVNPYGNWRVATGLPAVAGSENTFQAENFDILYDSPFEVSDFKEKRFEVRGKMHRYVVTGDGNYDLDKLAADTAKIIEECYKIFGELPYEDYLFIVNTRGGGGLEHMNSTALQANRFAFRNETRYTNFLRLVAHEFFHVWNVKRIRPDVLGPFDYESENYTRLLWVAEGATAYYEGIILMRAGLLSPDGMLDAIAGLITQLENRPGRLETSLEEASFDAWIKYYRQDENAINNQVSYYDKGEIVNMMLDISIRTASDGKHSLDDVFRHLNDEFAKKGRNFTSADFQAACEKFAGKSLDEFFAKYVRGRNDIDYSAITTAIGLWSITSEPSSKRAYIGADMVEDAGRLNIRSVPAGTPAYDQGLNAGDQIVAVDGYRVSQSFLTQYIGERKPGDKVRLTIFRHDRLREIEFTLGANTRKELSFAPVEQPSDQQQRLYRQYFGRDM
- a CDS encoding TonB-dependent receptor; translation: MRFRLICRSVLAVALAAAGFTAQSVFAAETVEVTATAERGSNIGIIKGVVRDAAGSPISGATVSVIRNTTSKLFRQVAAGKDGSFLLKVLPGSYTLTAVANGFTPARLLGVEVGRAAELNYGIKLERAGAGNTMPESRVDRNSSKWRIRASQINRSIYQNTEGEEPIVEEPVHDERDATRKGQTIAESYFAANRGGSFAGLNAATLIPINRDLDIILAGQTGIGRSAPQRIETTLNYRAGAHNFRVTGSVSKLGILTGTNDTLGQATFQAMDEWRVREGIIVVYGLDYSRFVGSGGDSAISPRFGLQFDADSKTRVRASFTPQTVERSWARAMELEGASFAFAEPVAIEDLAFVEGKPQMNRSSRLEFGIERVLDSRSSIDAAVFFDTVQGRGVGINTFDLTSLEGVGISDMTASQQGAARGFRVVYNRRLNGPFSASAGYSYGAGQKLSAAGITDPQSVFENDIFQSFFAQVSADLRSGTSVRTIYRLSPQATVFAIDPFKGRLAIYDPGLSVYVTQNLPTLGLPIRAEAIIDARNLFDLQAAAASDEGLLRLSSQRRMLMGGIQVRF
- a CDS encoding PAS domain S-box protein; this translates as MKDKVLTSWSLIWLLATVLLVAAGALNMTQRAFQSMPPTDGVLWVHREDGTYAEKVIPDLAGSRAGIAVGDKLLGIALENDTTDEVLSPADVQMYLEIAGVGGSLTYYYQRPSYSFADNFYFADLRNIDPVKRWTPSIIFLSIVGFVWLGVGLFVLFKQGSRAPFVLHFAMVCLAAFVFHVYRPIGIAKDFDLAVDLLDNFALAFFVPLFLHFCIRYPVRSDVLSEKPWNTYILYVPAAIFAAVLTFVSLVPQFFPESSVTEAIARLSDRFNFFSLLFRFNFLHFVVGVSAGAAVLVWRVFTSKQPLVRQRLKWTMWGTIAAIVPVVLMQLVERFAIQIPDDNFSTAITTLPLALIPLSFGHSVVRYRLMDVDVVVRRALVYALTTLFIAMMVGGVALGLVFLAVGKDLSTVEIALRAIIAVVAMGAIIMLSEPLKKFLSERADRFFYGERYDLRQGLLDFGKTLSATTALDPLLDGLAERLRQVLDVEKVAIFLEDETADSHYRIAKAHGLSEQYRIPQDFRTMIRQRSAARGIVRVDELDIQEPAPQAAVNGNSALPVRHELHYFVPCVAGGKMVAVIGLGRASDGSLLSSEDLEIIKAISGYIAVAIENSRLYGQQRQHAEELALLKEFNESIVESVNVGLLAVDETGRITRSNSTFEEMMGLSRDEAVGQLVEDVFEPGLSQNIEAILGKSRWHLTEIRNAYKLHTFDRSGASLIINVAVAPLRSVSSQQTGAIIVLENVSSRVKLEESLQQSEKLSSIGLLAAGVAHEVNTPLTGVSSYTQMLLGMIPETDPKHALLEKMHRQTERATNIVGNLLNFSRTGTSEEFTEIDVNKLLNDTLQLLEPQMRKGSVEVVKEYADSPPPIYGNGGKLQQVFTNLILNARDAMFAGGTITLRTRAEGDGVVIEVSDTGEGIPEENLSKVFDPFFTTKGVGNGTGLGLAVSYGIIQEHAGTIEVTSQEGRGTTFTLAFPNAEKKGRRLAVS